One Qiania dongpingensis genomic window carries:
- a CDS encoding sensor histidine kinase — MIKKLKRKFILINMILISIVLVITFAVVCAVTYNRLCRESYDVMERRVMRELPGLPENAEDRYGKKSMQPGPDRPFLMTDAKEGATFVVKLEQDGSVKEVIGENLVIEDEVLEDIVALCLSQDKERGTVKGMGLRYLKYSDINGTQIVFMDRSDEVSSMKSLIFISLLVGIGSLAVFLVISVCLAGWVVGPVKDSWDRERQFVADASHELKTPLTVILANTGILLSHKEDSIADQVKWVENTRTEAVRMKDLVNDLLELAKADAGTDRPVLSRLNLSDLVWSAALPFESVMFEQGKKLDTAVEPEIYVSGDEGRLRQLLAILLDNACKYAEEKGVVTLSLLGSKDKGKLSVHNTGSYIEKEQLPHVFERFYRGEKSRSRDAGGYGLGLSIASNIAESHAGRISVQSGKEEGTTFFVTLPRLKP, encoded by the coding sequence ATGATAAAAAAGCTGAAGCGGAAATTCATACTGATCAATATGATATTGATCAGTATTGTGCTGGTCATTACCTTTGCGGTGGTGTGCGCTGTGACCTATAATCGTCTTTGCAGAGAGAGCTATGACGTCATGGAGCGCAGGGTGATGAGGGAGCTTCCCGGGCTTCCGGAAAACGCGGAAGACCGGTATGGAAAGAAAAGTATGCAGCCGGGGCCGGACCGGCCTTTTCTGATGACAGATGCAAAGGAAGGCGCGACCTTTGTGGTGAAGCTGGAACAGGATGGCTCAGTGAAAGAAGTAATCGGTGAAAATCTGGTGATCGAAGATGAAGTCCTGGAGGATATCGTGGCGCTTTGCCTTTCGCAGGACAAAGAGCGGGGAACTGTGAAGGGAATGGGGCTGCGCTATCTGAAATATTCGGATATAAACGGCACACAGATCGTCTTTATGGACAGGAGCGATGAGGTGTCTTCCATGAAGAGTCTTATTTTCATATCTTTACTGGTTGGAATAGGAAGCCTGGCCGTTTTTTTGGTCATCAGTGTTTGCCTGGCCGGCTGGGTAGTGGGGCCGGTCAAAGATTCCTGGGACCGGGAACGGCAGTTTGTGGCGGATGCTTCCCATGAACTTAAAACACCGCTGACAGTCATTTTGGCCAATACGGGGATCTTGCTGAGCCACAAAGAGGATTCCATAGCAGATCAGGTAAAATGGGTGGAGAATACCAGGACCGAAGCAGTCCGGATGAAGGATCTGGTCAATGATCTGCTGGAGCTGGCAAAGGCAGACGCGGGAACGGACAGACCGGTCCTTTCCAGATTAAATTTGAGTGATCTTGTATGGAGTGCCGCGCTGCCTTTTGAATCCGTGATGTTTGAACAGGGAAAAAAGCTTGATACAGCCGTTGAACCGGAGATTTATGTGTCAGGAGACGAAGGGCGGCTTAGACAGCTGCTGGCGATTCTGCTGGATAACGCCTGCAAGTATGCGGAGGAAAAGGGAGTGGTTACCTTATCTCTTTTGGGAAGCAAAGACAAAGGGAAGCTGTCAGTTCACAATACCGGCAGTTATATAGAAAAAGAACAGCTGCCCCATGTGTTTGAACGCTTTTACCGGGGGGAAAAATCCAGGTCGAGAGACGCCGGAGGATATGGGCTCGGTCTGTCCATAGCCAGCAATATCGCGGAGAGTCACGCTGGAAGGATATCGGTACAGAGCGGGAAGGAGGAAGGCACCACTTTTTTTGTCACGCTGCCCCGCCTTAAACCATGA
- a CDS encoding DUF1292 domain-containing protein produces the protein MTVTLTLEDDSQLECIVLTTFEAAGKDYIALLPTNPPEGEEGEVYLYRFVTGENGEPDLQNIEDDEEYEAVAEAFDEILDSAEFDEMDEEE, from the coding sequence ATGACCGTCACCCTGACACTGGAAGACGATTCTCAGCTGGAATGTATCGTTTTGACGACCTTTGAGGCTGCCGGAAAGGATTACATCGCGCTGCTTCCTACGAATCCGCCGGAAGGAGAAGAGGGCGAAGTTTATTTATACCGTTTTGTAACGGGAGAAAATGGCGAGCCCGATCTTCAGAATATTGAGGATGATGAAGAGTACGAAGCGGTGGCTGAAGCATTTGATGAAATTCTGGATTCCGCTGAATTTGACGAGATGGATGAAGAAGAATGA
- the ychF gene encoding redox-regulated ATPase YchF, with protein sequence MKLGIVGLPNVGKSTLFNSLTKAGAESANYPFCTIDPNVGVVAVPDFRLGLLADMYTSRKITPAVIEFVDIAGLVKGASKGEGLGNQFLANIREVDAIVHVVRCFQNDNIVHVDGSIDPLRDIETINLELIFSDLEILERRIAKTSKGAFNDKTLAKELTALKSMKAYLEDGNLAITYETDDEDEEAFLHSLNLLTAKPVIFAANVAEDDLADDGENNPYVREVRQFAAGQGSEVFVICAQIEQEIAELEDDEKKMFLEDLGLKESGLDKLIKASYKLLGLISYLTAGEQETRAWTIKKGTKAPAAAGKIHTDFERGFIRAEVVNYQDLLDAGSYAAAKEKGLVGLEGKEYVVKDGDVILFRFNV encoded by the coding sequence ATGAAATTAGGTATCGTAGGCTTGCCCAATGTCGGGAAAAGCACATTATTCAATTCACTGACGAAAGCAGGCGCCGAATCCGCCAACTATCCGTTCTGCACCATAGACCCCAATGTCGGCGTAGTAGCCGTTCCGGACTTCCGTCTCGGGCTTCTGGCCGATATGTACACCTCCAGGAAGATAACTCCCGCCGTCATTGAGTTTGTGGACATCGCCGGCCTGGTAAAGGGCGCGTCCAAAGGAGAGGGACTTGGCAACCAGTTTTTAGCCAACATCCGCGAGGTGGATGCCATCGTCCATGTGGTCCGCTGCTTTCAGAACGACAATATCGTCCATGTGGACGGAAGCATAGATCCCCTCAGGGACATTGAAACCATAAACCTGGAGCTCATCTTCTCTGACCTGGAGATTCTGGAACGCCGGATCGCCAAGACTTCCAAGGGAGCGTTTAACGACAAAACCCTGGCAAAGGAGCTGACCGCCCTTAAGTCCATGAAAGCTTACCTGGAAGACGGAAATCTGGCCATCACCTATGAAACAGATGATGAGGATGAGGAGGCTTTTTTACACTCCCTGAACCTTCTGACCGCAAAACCGGTCATCTTTGCCGCAAATGTAGCCGAGGACGATCTGGCAGATGACGGTGAGAACAATCCTTATGTAAGAGAAGTCCGCCAGTTCGCCGCAGGACAGGGCAGCGAGGTTTTTGTGATCTGCGCCCAGATAGAACAGGAGATTGCCGAACTGGAAGACGATGAAAAGAAGATGTTCCTGGAGGATTTAGGCTTAAAAGAGTCCGGTCTGGACAAGCTCATAAAGGCCAGCTATAAGCTGCTCGGCCTGATCAGCTATCTGACTGCCGGGGAACAGGAGACCAGAGCCTGGACTATTAAGAAAGGGACCAAGGCTCCTGCTGCCGCAGGAAAGATCCATACGGATTTCGAGCGCGGTTTCATACGTGCGGAGGTCGTCAACTATCAGGACCTTCTGGACGCAGGAAGCTACGCCGCTGCAAAAGAAAAGGGACTTGTGGGACTGGAAGGGAAAGAATACGTGGTAAAAGACGGCGACGTGATCTTGTTCCGTTTCAACGTCTGA
- a CDS encoding Spo0E family sporulation regulatory protein-aspartic acid phosphatase — protein MDLKEKIERIRSELGEAIERKDAPDRILHLSRKLDLLIERYLEYSAKK, from the coding sequence ATGGATTTAAAAGAAAAAATAGAGCGAATCAGAAGTGAGCTGGGGGAGGCTATTGAGCGGAAGGATGCGCCTGACAGAATTCTGCACCTGAGTAGGAAGCTTGATTTGCTTATCGAACGGTACCTGGAGTATTCTGCAAAAAAGTAA
- the mraZ gene encoding division/cell wall cluster transcriptional repressor MraZ, whose protein sequence is MNQFMGEYNHTMDAKGRLIVPARFREAGGDKFIVTKGLDGCLFVFTEEKWDSVVSSMENLPVTQGKARKFARFLMGGAGECEVDKQGRILIPNNLRAYAHLEKDVVLVGVGSRVEIWNRDTWEEANVYDEIEEIAEDLEELRF, encoded by the coding sequence ATGAATCAGTTTATGGGTGAATACAATCATACGATGGACGCAAAAGGGCGTCTGATCGTTCCCGCCAGGTTTCGAGAAGCCGGTGGGGACAAGTTCATCGTGACCAAAGGTCTGGATGGGTGCCTGTTTGTATTCACAGAAGAAAAATGGGATTCTGTTGTCTCCAGCATGGAAAATCTGCCGGTTACCCAGGGAAAAGCCAGAAAATTCGCCAGGTTCCTCATGGGCGGCGCCGGTGAGTGCGAGGTGGATAAGCAGGGGAGGATATTGATTCCCAATAACCTGAGAGCTTATGCACATCTGGAAAAGGATGTAGTCTTAGTGGGCGTTGGAAGCCGGGTAGAGATCTGGAACCGTGATACATGGGAAGAGGCCAACGTATACGATGAGATTGAGGAAATCGCGGAAGATTTGGAAGAACTGAGGTTTTAA
- the rsmH gene encoding 16S rRNA (cytosine(1402)-N(4))-methyltransferase RsmH, whose translation MGFEHRSVLLDETIKYLNIRPDGIYVDGTLGGGGHAFEVCRRLGPAGRYIGIDQDAAAIEAASERLRPFEEQVTIVRNNYENMDAVLKELGTGCVDGILLDLGVSSYQLDTLERGFSYKEDTVLDMRMDQRQAVTAKDIVNDYSESDLYRIIRDYGEDKFAQNIAKHIVAARQKEEIRTTGQLVEIIKAAIPAKVRMAGGHPAKKTFQAIRIELNHELDVLSRSIDRMISLLKPGGRFCIITFHSLEDRIVKNGFRKNENPCTCPPNFPICVCGNKSKGKVITKKPVLPCEEELLDNRRAKSAKLRVFERA comes from the coding sequence ATGGGATTTGAACACAGATCAGTGTTGTTGGACGAAACGATAAAATATCTGAACATCAGGCCGGACGGAATCTATGTGGACGGCACACTGGGCGGAGGCGGACATGCCTTCGAGGTGTGCAGGAGGCTGGGACCTGCCGGCAGGTACATAGGAATCGATCAGGATGCGGCCGCCATAGAAGCGGCCTCAGAGCGGCTTAGGCCTTTTGAAGAACAAGTGACCATCGTACGGAACAATTACGAGAATATGGATGCGGTACTCAAAGAGCTGGGAACCGGATGTGTGGACGGGATTTTGCTGGATTTGGGGGTTTCTTCCTATCAGCTGGATACTCTGGAACGGGGATTTTCCTATAAAGAGGATACCGTGCTGGACATGCGGATGGACCAGCGTCAGGCGGTTACGGCAAAGGATATCGTGAACGATTACAGTGAATCCGATCTGTACCGGATTATCCGGGATTACGGAGAAGATAAATTCGCGCAGAATATTGCCAAGCATATCGTGGCGGCGAGGCAAAAAGAAGAAATCCGCACCACCGGACAGCTGGTGGAGATCATCAAAGCAGCGATACCGGCAAAGGTGAGAATGGCAGGCGGCCATCCGGCCAAGAAGACATTTCAGGCCATCCGGATCGAGCTCAATCATGAGCTGGATGTATTGAGCCGGTCCATCGACCGGATGATTTCACTTTTAAAGCCTGGCGGAAGATTTTGTATCATCACATTTCATTCCCTGGAAGACAGGATTGTAAAAAACGGATTTCGGAAAAATGAAAATCCTTGTACCTGTCCTCCGAATTTTCCCATATGTGTGTGTGGAAACAAAAGCAAAGGAAAAGTGATCACGAAGAAACCGGTTCTTCCCTGTGAGGAGGAGCTTTTAGATAACAGGCGGGCGAAAAGCGCCAAGCTTCGGGTTTTTGAGAGGGCATAG
- a CDS encoding FtsB/FtsL family cell division protein: MAANGRQKRKNADSYRGRLGRQYDRKPYLYTEIDGNTARQLEEQEFYVPDDRRAEEVRRSRRNREKALQMSPAYVMFLTMACVAVLAVCVNYLKVQASIRTRITNIEEMEANLEELRDINEATQSRIAVASDIHQIYKTATEELGMVYPDDSQVIYYDRTESEYVQQYEDIPRE, from the coding sequence ATGGCGGCAAATGGCAGACAGAAAAGGAAGAACGCGGACTCATACAGAGGACGCTTGGGCAGACAGTATGACAGAAAACCGTATTTGTATACGGAGATTGACGGAAATACAGCAAGACAGCTGGAGGAGCAGGAATTTTACGTTCCCGATGACAGACGGGCGGAGGAAGTCCGAAGATCCAGAAGAAACAGGGAGAAAGCGCTGCAGATGAGTCCTGCATATGTCATGTTTCTTACCATGGCTTGTGTGGCGGTACTTGCAGTTTGTGTGAATTATCTGAAAGTGCAGGCTTCCATCAGAACCAGGATCACCAATATCGAGGAGATGGAGGCGAACCTGGAGGAACTTAGGGATATTAATGAGGCCACACAGTCCAGGATAGCGGTAGCTTCCGATATCCATCAGATATATAAAACAGCTACGGAAGAACTGGGTATGGTATATCCGGATGACAGCCAGGTGATCTATTACGACAGAACAGAAAGTGAGTACGTACAGCAATATGAAGACATCCCCAGAGAATAG
- a CDS encoding peptidoglycan D,D-transpeptidase FtsI family protein, which translates to MKQKLALTFILVALVLFGLAIAVGIIGKQKGGDYGRTVLAQQTYTADTIPFKRGEITDRNGTVLAANEAVYNLILDPSVITADENITGPTLDALAECYGYDRAELEKLINENPNKRYIRYEKRMSEEKRDKFLAKETEINENLKIKDKIDGVWFETEYKRIYPYSSLACDLIGFASEDGSLGSYGMEQYYNDTLAGVPGRRYGSINEDSDAEQVTRDAVDGNTVVSTIDVNLQSIVENQIKLFNEKIGSKNTAVIVMNPNNGEVLAMASYPYFDLNNPSDMTVSGYYTQEQIDAMSEDERTDAQNEIWKNFITQTTYEPGSTAKPLTIAAGLEEGSLKTTDTYMCDGGEDIAGGGRINCHKLSGHGQLDVKGAIVESCNDALMHIGWQIGKDTFCKYQPIFGLGDRTGIDLPGEEYGILKNKEDMSDIDLATNSFGQNFNVTVIQMAAAYCSVINGGSYYTPHVVREILSPEGSVVESKEKTLVRETVSESTSDFLKTAMLAMVDEQTTYSTVVPGYEIGGKTGTAEKQPRSEKKYAVSFCSFVPASNPEYFMMVVIDEPNVENQSAGGHATTLTHDLWVDILPYLNLFPTRSTGEEEETTTESPLQEPNEAETQGENPEGEAPQEEPRGDENGYEAGMFQGGIE; encoded by the coding sequence ATGAAACAAAAGCTGGCGCTCACCTTTATCCTGGTGGCGCTGGTTTTATTTGGGCTGGCCATTGCCGTCGGCATTATCGGCAAACAGAAGGGCGGAGATTACGGCAGGACCGTTTTGGCACAGCAGACCTATACGGCGGATACGATTCCGTTCAAAAGAGGAGAGATCACGGACAGGAACGGTACGGTACTGGCCGCCAATGAGGCGGTATACAACTTGATCCTGGATCCCTCTGTGATCACGGCGGATGAGAACATTACCGGCCCTACCCTTGACGCCCTGGCAGAATGTTATGGGTATGACAGGGCAGAATTGGAAAAGCTGATAAATGAAAATCCCAATAAGCGGTATATCCGGTATGAGAAGCGGATGAGCGAGGAAAAACGGGACAAATTCCTTGCGAAGGAAACGGAGATCAATGAAAATCTAAAGATCAAGGATAAGATAGACGGTGTCTGGTTTGAAACGGAATACAAGCGGATCTATCCATATTCGTCTCTGGCCTGCGATCTGATCGGCTTCGCGTCAGAAGACGGTTCCCTTGGAAGCTATGGTATGGAACAGTATTATAATGATACGCTGGCGGGAGTACCCGGAAGGAGATATGGATCCATTAACGAGGACTCCGACGCGGAACAGGTGACGCGGGATGCGGTGGACGGCAATACGGTGGTGTCGACCATCGATGTGAATCTCCAGTCCATCGTAGAAAATCAGATCAAGCTGTTTAATGAAAAAATCGGTTCCAAAAATACGGCGGTGATCGTGATGAATCCCAATAACGGTGAGGTCCTGGCCATGGCTTCCTATCCGTATTTTGATCTGAACAATCCGTCTGATATGACCGTGAGCGGCTATTATACTCAGGAGCAGATCGACGCCATGAGTGAGGACGAGCGGACTGACGCCCAAAATGAGATATGGAAGAATTTCATCACTCAGACCACCTATGAGCCCGGCTCCACAGCGAAGCCATTGACGATCGCGGCGGGACTGGAAGAGGGCAGCCTGAAGACGACGGATACTTATATGTGTGACGGCGGGGAGGATATCGCCGGAGGCGGCAGGATCAACTGCCATAAATTATCCGGTCATGGTCAGCTCGACGTAAAAGGGGCTATTGTGGAATCCTGCAATGATGCGCTGATGCATATCGGATGGCAGATTGGGAAGGATACCTTCTGCAAATATCAGCCGATATTCGGACTGGGCGACCGGACAGGAATCGATCTTCCGGGAGAAGAATACGGTATTCTGAAAAACAAGGAAGACATGTCGGATATCGACTTGGCGACCAACTCTTTCGGTCAGAACTTCAACGTGACAGTGATTCAGATGGCCGCTGCATATTGTTCCGTGATCAATGGAGGGAGCTATTATACCCCTCATGTAGTCAGGGAGATACTGAGTCCGGAAGGCTCAGTCGTGGAAAGTAAAGAAAAGACGCTGGTCCGTGAGACGGTCAGCGAGAGCACTTCCGATTTTCTGAAGACAGCGATGCTGGCCATGGTGGATGAACAGACCACGTATTCTACGGTAGTGCCTGGATACGAAATAGGCGGAAAAACAGGTACGGCAGAAAAGCAGCCCCGTAGTGAAAAAAAGTATGCGGTTTCTTTCTGCAGCTTTGTTCCGGCCAGCAATCCGGAATATTTTATGATGGTGGTGATCGATGAGCCGAATGTGGAGAATCAGTCGGCGGGCGGTCATGCCACGACGCTGACTCATGATCTGTGGGTGGACATCCTCCCCTATCTGAATCTGTTCCCCACACGGAGCACAGGAGAGGAAGAAGAAACGACTACGGAATCCCCTCTTCAGGAGCCGAACGAAGCAGAAACACAAGGAGAGAATCCGGAAGGAGAGGCGCCCCAGGAGGAGCCGCGGGGAGACGAGAACGGATATGAGGCAGGAATGTTTCAGGGTGGAATCGAATAG
- a CDS encoding peptidoglycan D,D-transpeptidase FtsI family protein — translation MVPNYTFHRRKILIMFVTCLAGFGILMGRLGYLMLFQSAHYTALAQELHERERSIKAARGRIYDANGTIIADNKTVCTVSVIHNQITDAEEVIAVLSEKLEVSADTVREKVEKYSSREIIKSNVDKSIGDAVRACDLDGVKVDEDYKRYYPFGSLASKVLGFTGGDNQGIIGLEVMYEDYLKGENGTILTQTDARGVEIDTAAENRIEPVDGCSLYLSLDVNIQKYAEQAALKVMEQKNAKKVSMIIMNPQNGEIMAMVNVPEFDLNDPFTLNYQMDASATDEEYQDLLNKMWRNSCINDTYEPGSTFKIITAAAGLEEGVVSLTDNFYCPGYKVVEDRRIHCHKVAGHGAENFLQGAMNSCNPVFIEVGLRLGVTNTYKYFNQFGLLGRTGIDLPGEAGTIMHKQDNMGEVELATVSFGQSFQITPMQLITTASSIINGGTRITPHFGVEVQNSEGTVIEKLSYDTTEHIVSEETSETMRYILEQVVAEGTGHRAYLEGYRIGGKTATSEKLPRSENKYISSFIGFAPADNPQVIALITIDEPEGIYYGGTIAAPVVADVFDNILPYLGIEREAVTEEETAEN, via the coding sequence ATGGTTCCAAACTATACCTTTCACCGCAGAAAAATCTTGATCATGTTTGTCACATGTTTGGCAGGTTTTGGAATATTAATGGGCAGGCTGGGATATCTGATGCTATTTCAGTCTGCTCATTATACGGCTTTGGCTCAGGAACTTCATGAACGGGAACGCTCCATCAAGGCGGCCAGAGGGCGGATCTATGATGCCAACGGCACCATCATCGCCGACAACAAGACCGTATGTACCGTATCGGTGATCCATAACCAGATAACAGACGCTGAGGAAGTGATAGCGGTACTTTCTGAAAAACTGGAGGTTTCCGCGGATACGGTGCGGGAAAAGGTGGAAAAATACAGTTCCAGGGAGATCATCAAATCCAATGTGGATAAATCCATTGGAGACGCCGTGCGGGCGTGCGATCTCGACGGGGTCAAGGTGGACGAGGATTACAAGCGTTATTATCCCTTTGGAAGCCTGGCTTCCAAGGTTCTTGGATTTACCGGGGGAGATAATCAGGGAATCATCGGGCTGGAGGTCATGTATGAGGATTATCTGAAGGGGGAAAATGGGACCATTCTGACACAGACCGATGCCAGAGGTGTGGAAATCGACACGGCAGCTGAAAACCGGATCGAGCCGGTAGACGGGTGCAGCCTTTACCTGAGCCTGGATGTGAATATTCAAAAATATGCGGAGCAGGCGGCGCTTAAGGTCATGGAACAAAAGAATGCAAAAAAAGTATCCATGATCATCATGAATCCACAAAACGGGGAGATCATGGCCATGGTCAATGTACCGGAATTTGACCTGAACGATCCGTTTACGCTGAATTATCAAATGGATGCGTCTGCCACTGACGAAGAATATCAGGATCTTCTCAATAAGATGTGGAGAAATTCCTGTATCAATGATACCTATGAACCCGGCTCCACATTTAAGATCATTACGGCCGCGGCGGGTCTCGAAGAAGGCGTAGTATCCCTCACCGATAATTTTTATTGCCCCGGATATAAAGTAGTGGAGGACAGAAGGATCCACTGCCATAAGGTTGCCGGGCACGGGGCTGAGAATTTCCTCCAGGGAGCGATGAATTCCTGCAATCCGGTCTTTATTGAAGTGGGGCTTAGGCTGGGAGTCACCAATACGTATAAGTATTTTAACCAGTTCGGCCTGCTGGGCAGGACGGGGATCGATCTGCCGGGAGAAGCCGGGACTATTATGCACAAGCAGGATAATATGGGAGAAGTGGAGCTGGCGACAGTTTCCTTCGGCCAGTCATTCCAGATTACACCGATGCAGCTTATCACTACGGCCAGCTCCATCATAAACGGCGGGACCAGGATAACCCCGCATTTCGGTGTGGAGGTTCAAAACAGCGAGGGAACCGTCATTGAGAAGCTGTCCTATGACACTACGGAACATATTGTGTCTGAGGAGACCAGTGAGACCATGCGCTATATTTTGGAGCAGGTAGTAGCAGAAGGCACCGGCCACAGAGCTTATCTGGAGGGATATAGGATCGGCGGAAAAACGGCGACTTCAGAGAAGCTTCCCAGGAGTGAGAACAAGTACATTTCCTCATTTATCGGTTTTGCTCCTGCGGATAATCCCCAGGTGATCGCTCTGATCACCATAGATGAACCAGAGGGAATCTATTACGGCGGAACCATCGCAGCGCCTGTGGTGGCCGATGTATTTGACAACATCCTGCCGTATCTTGGAATTGAGCGGGAAGCCGTAACCGAGGAAGAAACCGCAGAAAATTAG
- the mraY gene encoding phospho-N-acetylmuramoyl-pentapeptide-transferase, giving the protein MKYAAIISVLISFAISAVLCPILIPFLRKLKFGQTIREEGPKGHAKKSGTPTMGGLAIIISISVTSLIFVKDYPKIIPILFTTVGFGIVGLLDDFIKVVLKRSEGLKPYQKLAGQLLIAGILCYYLMTSDVVSTAMIIPFTGGKTLELGWFFVPAFFIIVLGTDNGVNLTDGLDGLCTSVTILVAVFFTIVSMGEKSGIDPITGAVVGSLLGFLVFNAYPAKVFMGDTGSLALGGFVASTAFMLQMPIFILLVGFIYFVETVSDILQVAYFKKTHGKRLFRMAPIHHHFELGGWSETRIVTVFSAVTAILCLVAYMAM; this is encoded by the coding sequence ATGAAATATGCAGCAATTATTTCCGTATTGATTTCATTTGCCATCAGCGCGGTCCTGTGCCCAATTTTGATTCCTTTTCTGAGAAAGCTGAAATTCGGCCAGACTATCCGGGAGGAGGGACCAAAGGGCCACGCGAAAAAATCAGGCACGCCTACCATGGGCGGACTGGCGATCATCATCAGCATATCGGTCACCAGCCTGATTTTTGTAAAAGATTATCCAAAGATCATTCCGATCTTATTTACCACGGTAGGTTTTGGGATAGTGGGACTCCTGGATGATTTTATAAAAGTGGTCTTGAAGCGTTCTGAGGGCCTTAAACCGTATCAAAAGCTGGCCGGGCAGCTTTTAATCGCCGGTATACTGTGTTATTATCTTATGACCTCTGATGTGGTTTCCACGGCTATGATCATTCCTTTCACAGGAGGAAAGACCCTGGAGCTGGGCTGGTTTTTCGTTCCCGCATTTTTTATCATCGTTCTGGGCACAGACAACGGCGTGAACCTGACGGACGGGCTGGACGGACTCTGCACGAGCGTGACCATTCTGGTGGCAGTTTTCTTTACCATTGTGTCCATGGGGGAAAAGAGCGGGATTGATCCGATAACAGGGGCTGTGGTGGGCAGCCTTCTAGGTTTCCTTGTGTTTAACGCGTATCCGGCCAAGGTGTTCATGGGAGATACCGGTTCCCTGGCCCTCGGCGGGTTCGTAGCGTCTACTGCGTTCATGCTTCAAATGCCGATTTTTATCCTTTTGGTGGGATTCATATATTTTGTGGAAACGGTATCGGACATTCTGCAGGTGGCATATTTTAAAAAGACTCATGGCAAGAGACTGTTCCGAATGGCGCCCATCCACCATCATTTTGAATTGGGCGGATGGTCAGAGACGAGGATTGTGACGGTATTTTCCGCTGTGACTGCGATTCTTTGTCTGGTCGCTTATATGGCAATGTAG